The genomic window CCGCGAGCAGCCGGTCGTACCACCCCCCACCCCTCCCCAGCCGCCTCCCCGCCCTGTCGAACCCCAGCCCCGGCACCAGCACCACCTCGGGCCTCACCCCACTCTCCCCCTCCTCCTCCGGCTGCAGGAACCCGAGCTCCTGCCGCACGAGCCCGACCCCCGGGCCATACCGCCCCCACCCTATGCGCCCTCCCGCGATCCTCGGCACGTACACACGTTTCCCCTCTCGCAGGGCCTCGTCCAGGAGCGGGCGCACGTCCGGCTCGTCGCGCAGCGGGAGGAACCCGCCCACCACCCTCGCCTCGCGCCAGCGCTCCCAGGCTGCGATGCGCTCCCGTATCGCCCTGCCCGCCTCCTCGCGTGCCTGCGCCCCCATACCGGCCACACGCGCCCGCAGCACGGCCCGCAGCCGCGCCTTCTCCTCACTCATCGGCGCACCGCGATGCACTCCACCTCCACCCGCGCCCCCCTCGGGAGGGCCTTGACCGCCACCGTGGAGCGGGCGGGCCGGTGCGGGAAGTACCCGCCGTAGATCCGGTTCACGGCCTCGAAGTCCGCCATATCGACGAGGAAGATCGTGGTCTTCACCACGTCCTCCCTCGTGCAGCCTGCAGCCTCGAGCACCGCCGTGAGGTTCTCGAGCGCCCTCCGTACCTCCGCCTCGATGGAGCCGCTCACCAGGCTCCCCGTGGCGGGATCGAGCCCTATCTGGCCCGAGCAGAACACCATCTCCCCTGCGCGAACGGCCTGGGAGTAGGGGCCTATCGCCTCGGGAGCACCTTCGGCATGCACGTACTCCATACCACCTCCTCGTGACGGGTCTTCTAGAATCCCAGCCTCTGTCCCACCAGGATGAGCTTGATCCTTCCCCGGGGCACGGAACGCCTGGTGATCACCGTGTGGGAGCAGATCGACTCGTCCCCCAGGCAGTCCTCGCACACCGTGCTCCTCCTGCACGGCGTGTGCTTCTCGAGGCGCGTCGCGTTGAGTGGCGCGGCTAGGTGTTTCGCCCTGGCGAGGGCCTCGTCGAGGGTCGCTACCACCTTGTTCCACCCCACCACCATCACCACGTACCTGGGGCCGAAGAGCAGGGCCGCGAGCCTGTTGCCCCTGCCGTCGATATTCACGATGTGTCCATCGAGCGAGAGGGCATTGGCGCTCATGAAGAAGTAGTCACAGGAGAAGGTCTCCCTGTAGATCCGCTCCACCTCCTCGGCGGAGGCGGCCCTGTCCCTGTCGAGGACCCGATAGGGGCCCGTCCGAAGCAGGTCCTTTATCCCCGACTCCTCGAGGGTCATGGACCCTCCCCAGGCGACCAGTGCATCCTCGGGCACGATCCGCTCCACCACCTCGCGTGACTCGGCCACCGACGAAGCCACGAACACCTCGAAACCCCGGCGCTCGAAGACACGTTTGACCTCCTTTGCGCGTGCGAGCGAGAACTCCCTGAGCACCTCTGCGGTCGGCATACGCACCTCCTGTCTGAGACGTGAGGCCTCTCGCGGCCTCTCGAGGTATCAGCCTACCCGTTGAGAGGGGATATGTGAAGGGGAATCAGACCCCGGCGCGTTGGTTGCACGAGAGGGCGATCTTCGCCTCGAGGGCCCTGAGCAGGGGGAGGAAGGACTCCTTCAAGGCCGGCGCGGCCTTCACCAGGCACTCGTGGGTCTCCTTGAGGTACCACGGTGCGAGGAACCTCTTGTCGATCATCGGCACGGAGTCGAGCACCTTCTCCCGCACCCGTGAGAGCGCCTCGTCGCTGAAACGGGAGAAATAGTCGTAGAGGTGCATGTCCGAGAGGATGCGCGCCACCTTGGGGTGGAGATTGGCGAGGAGGAAGGCCCCCTGCCTTCCGAGCATACAGGCCCTGAGTTTGAGGAAGGTGCCGATGGTGGTGCTGTCGATGTATTCGGTACCACTCAGGTCGAGGAGAAGCGCCGAGGGGTTGTGTTCCTGGATGAGCTTCTCTGCATGGGTGAAGAGGGAATACGCGCCCACCGCCCTCAGGTGGCGGGGAAGGAAGAAGATGAGCTTGTCACCTTCCTTGAGGTAATGAATGATCTCTAAAGTCTCCATAATCTCTAATTTCTCTACCTAACTAAGATACCACATACATGCGACTTCATCCACCCCTGGAGGCGACTCAGGTAACCCATGATTGGTTTATAGCATCACACAACCTCGTCGGGCAAT from Spirochaeta thermophila DSM 6192 includes these protein-coding regions:
- a CDS encoding 5-formyltetrahydrofolate cyclo-ligase, with translation MSEEKARLRAVLRARVAGMGAQAREEAGRAIRERIAAWERWREARVVGGFLPLRDEPDVRPLLDEALREGKRVYVPRIAGGRIGWGRYGPGVGLVRQELGFLQPEEEGESGVRPEVVLVPGLGFDRAGRRLGRGGGWYDRLLAGEARAVGVCFGCQVVEAVPEEEHDVRVAYVVTEQGFFRCYT
- a CDS encoding RidA family protein, which translates into the protein MEYVHAEGAPEAIGPYSQAVRAGEMVFCSGQIGLDPATGSLVSGSIEAEVRRALENLTAVLEAAGCTREDVVKTTIFLVDMADFEAVNRIYGGYFPHRPARSTVAVKALPRGARVEVECIAVRR
- a CDS encoding lactate utilization protein; translated protein: MPTAEVLREFSLARAKEVKRVFERRGFEVFVASSVAESREVVERIVPEDALVAWGGSMTLEESGIKDLLRTGPYRVLDRDRAASAEEVERIYRETFSCDYFFMSANALSLDGHIVNIDGRGNRLAALLFGPRYVVMVVGWNKVVATLDEALARAKHLAAPLNATRLEKHTPCRRSTVCEDCLGDESICSHTVITRRSVPRGRIKLILVGQRLGF
- a CDS encoding STAS domain-containing protein is translated as METLEIIHYLKEGDKLIFFLPRHLRAVGAYSLFTHAEKLIQEHNPSALLLDLSGTEYIDSTTIGTFLKLRACMLGRQGAFLLANLHPKVARILSDMHLYDYFSRFSDEALSRVREKVLDSVPMIDKRFLAPWYLKETHECLVKAAPALKESFLPLLRALEAKIALSCNQRAGV